The stretch of DNA CGCCAGCCCGGGGATGGTCATAAACAGCACCATCGCGGTGCATATCATCATAAAGGCGTTGTCAGCTTTGTCCGCGACCGCAGGCGCGTCCGCAGCGAAGGCGAGCGTCGGCAGTAATGCCAGTCCGCCTAAACCAAGGAGTGCAGCTAGTTTTTTCATTTTTCCCATCCCAATCAAGGCTTGCCAGCAGTTACAGAGCGGCTTCGTCGGCTTCGCCGGTACGAATACGAATAACGCGTTGCAGTTCTGCAACGAAGATTTTCCCGTCACCGATTTTGCCGGTGTAGGCGGCTTTGCTGATCACGTCGATAACTTCATCGAGCTGGTCGTCAGCAATAGCGACATCAATTTTTACTTTGGGCAGGAAGTTGACGCTGTACTCGGCACCACGGTAAAGCTCCGCATGGCCTTTCTGGCGGCCGAAACCTTTAACTTCGGTCACGGTAAGCCCTTGAATACCGATTGAAGAGAGCGCTTCACGCACGTCTTCAAGCTTGAACGGTTTGATTACCACGGTTACCAGCTTCATAAATCCTCTCCACTCAGAATTAGGTCGTTACCTGCACGTAGAGAGCAAAGCAAAGCCCATGCCAGGAATAAAAAACCCGCGTGATTCAGCACGTTTTCAGGCTTCAGGCGGCTTATCAGAAAGCCGGGATAAGGAGTGAGGTCGGGCGGGATGAGTCTGAAAAGAAAAAACGCACCACTGCGGTGCAGGATGCGTTTTCGTGTTGCACCAACGCGGAGAGGCATTGGTTATTTAGCGGCTTATTGCCTGCTTGTGGTGCATCAGGCAGTCAGCGATTCTTCCTGCGCGGCGGCGGCAAGCTCTTCACCCGCCAGCTGCAGCTGATACATCTGCCAGTAGCGGCCCTGCTGCGCCAGCAGTTCACTGTGGGTGCCGCGTTCCACGGCCTGACCGCGATGCAGCACCAGAATGGTGTCCGCGTCGGTAATGGTAGACAGACGGTGGGCAATCACCACCAGCGTCGTGTGCTGACGAACCACCGCCAATGCACGCTGGATAGCCTGCTCGGTACCGGAATCGATGTTCGCCGTGGCCTCATCGAGGATCAGGATCTGCGGCGCTTCAACCAGCACGCGCGCCAGCGCAAGCAGCTGCTTCTGGCCGACGGAGAGGTTATTGCCCTGCTCGCCCAGACGGGTATGAATGCCTTCCGGCAGTGCACGAGCCAGTTCGGCCAGCTGTACCGTTTCCAGCGCCT from Cedecea neteri encodes:
- the glnK gene encoding P-II family nitrogen regulator, translating into MKLVTVVIKPFKLEDVREALSSIGIQGLTVTEVKGFGRQKGHAELYRGAEYSVNFLPKVKIDVAIADDQLDEVIDVISKAAYTGKIGDGKIFVAELQRVIRIRTGEADEAAL